Proteins encoded in a region of the Ignavibacteriota bacterium genome:
- a CDS encoding S9 family peptidase: MKSHNKNYVRFITLYFVLCTLYVVTLNAQDKKRITPEIGFKFPPMQLTKQLPNISGWQDEKTYFESKKKDGEEKAKTYIIEAKSGKERGEKKPDVNWDDFKGIVDTTFTVSRPTLSNEKKTMHIYTKENDLYLLDVVKKEFKRLTNNSSEEKNPTFSPDGNWIAFTRDNNLFAIDLNSAKEFQYTNDGSDVVYSGYAAWVYWEEIFGRGTNYRAFWWSTDSKHLAFYRFDESNVPMFPIYNSDGHHGTLEKTRYPKAGDPNPEVQVGIVDLATAKTTWADFNEKDDQYFGTPFWTPDGKEFWVQWMNRGQDDLKIISVDPSTGAKKEILDEKQSTWVDWYDEIHFLKNNKGFIVKSDRDGWAHFYLYSMDGKLKNRLTEGKWQVVNLEFLDEEDGLIYFTAKKEASTRTDLYTVKLNGKGLKRLTFGDFTHSVRISPEGEYFITTYSNVSTPPKMALCNDAGKIIRELGDAYQKDLDEYELAKREFVEISTPDGYKLPGIIMKPTRMEPNKKYPVLISVYGGPAAGSVADGWQLSMTNQALATEGLITFTVDHRASGHFGKEGVALMHRNLGKWEMNDYIEAVKWLQSQSYVDATKICITGGSYGGYATAMALTAGADYFTHGIANFSVTEWKLYDTHYTERYMDTPEENPEGYKNGSVMTYADKLKGVLRIVHGTTDDNVHYQNSLQLVDTLQNLGKHFEFMVYPNERHGWGPPKSDHSRMENIRFYYENLLEKEFPEAAFKKESKKGRL; encoded by the coding sequence ATGAAATCACACAACAAGAATTATGTACGATTCATTACTTTGTACTTTGTACTCTGTACGTTGTACGTTGTTACCCTCAACGCACAGGACAAAAAGCGAATCACTCCCGAAATAGGATTCAAGTTCCCTCCGATGCAATTGACGAAGCAACTTCCGAACATTTCCGGTTGGCAGGATGAGAAAACATATTTCGAATCAAAGAAAAAGGATGGAGAGGAAAAAGCAAAGACATACATCATTGAGGCAAAGAGTGGAAAAGAGAGGGGAGAGAAAAAGCCCGATGTGAATTGGGATGATTTCAAGGGGATAGTTGATACTACGTTTACTGTGTCGCGTCCAACTCTCTCAAACGAGAAAAAGACGATGCACATTTACACGAAAGAGAACGACTTGTATTTGCTCGATGTTGTGAAGAAGGAATTCAAACGGTTGACGAACAATTCGTCGGAAGAAAAAAATCCGACGTTCTCGCCGGATGGAAATTGGATTGCATTTACGCGTGATAACAATCTGTTCGCGATTGATTTGAATTCTGCAAAAGAATTTCAGTACACGAACGACGGGAGTGATGTTGTCTATAGCGGCTATGCGGCGTGGGTATATTGGGAAGAAATTTTCGGACGTGGTACAAACTATCGTGCATTCTGGTGGTCAACCGATAGCAAGCATCTGGCATTCTATCGTTTCGATGAATCGAACGTGCCGATGTTCCCGATTTACAATTCAGACGGACATCATGGAACATTGGAAAAAACACGGTATCCGAAAGCAGGAGACCCGAATCCGGAAGTACAAGTCGGAATTGTTGACCTTGCAACAGCAAAAACTACGTGGGCGGATTTCAATGAAAAAGATGACCAATATTTCGGAACACCGTTCTGGACACCGGACGGAAAAGAATTTTGGGTACAATGGATGAATCGCGGTCAGGATGATTTAAAAATTATTTCTGTTGATCCATCAACCGGTGCGAAGAAGGAAATCTTAGATGAGAAACAAAGTACGTGGGTTGATTGGTATGACGAAATTCATTTCCTGAAAAACAACAAGGGCTTCATTGTCAAATCAGACCGAGATGGCTGGGCGCATTTCTATTTGTATTCGATGGATGGAAAATTAAAGAACCGACTCACGGAAGGAAAGTGGCAAGTCGTGAATCTTGAATTTCTTGATGAGGAAGATGGTCTGATATATTTCACAGCAAAAAAAGAAGCATCAACAAGAACGGATTTATACACTGTGAAGTTGAACGGGAAAGGGTTGAAGCGATTGACGTTTGGTGACTTCACACATTCTGTCCGAATCTCTCCTGAAGGAGAATATTTCATCACGACGTATTCCAATGTTTCAACGCCACCAAAGATGGCTTTGTGCAATGACGCTGGAAAAATTATTCGTGAACTCGGCGATGCATATCAAAAAGATCTGGATGAATATGAATTAGCAAAGCGAGAGTTTGTGGAGATTTCAACTCCTGACGGTTACAAACTTCCGGGAATCATCATGAAGCCGACTCGCATGGAGCCAAACAAAAAATATCCTGTCCTGATAAGTGTGTATGGCGGACCAGCCGCTGGTTCAGTTGCTGATGGCTGGCAACTTTCGATGACGAATCAAGCACTTGCTACTGAAGGATTAATCACGTTCACTGTTGACCATCGCGCGTCGGGTCATTTTGGAAAAGAAGGAGTCGCGTTAATGCATCGTAATCTCGGCAAGTGGGAAATGAACGATTACATCGAAGCAGTGAAATGGTTACAATCGCAATCGTATGTTGATGCGACGAAGATTTGCATTACCGGCGGAAGTTACGGCGGTTATGCAACGGCAATGGCTCTCACTGCCGGTGCGGATTACTTCACACACGGCATTGCAAACTTTTCTGTGACTGAATGGAAACTGTACGATACGCATTATACCGAACGGTATATGGATACGCCGGAAGAAAATCCTGAAGGGTATAAGAATGGTTCAGTGATGACGTATGCGGATAAACTCAAAGGCGTATTGCGAATTGTTCATGGAACGACAGACGATAATGTTCATTATCAAAACTCGCTTCAACTTGTAGATACGCTCCAAAATCTTGGAAAACACTTTGAATTTATGGTGTATCCGAATGAACGCCACGGCTGGGGACCGCCAAAGTCTGACCATTCGCGCATGGAAAACATTCGTTTCTACTACGAGAATCTGCTTGAGAAAGAATTTCCGGAAGCGGCGTTCAAGAAGGAAAGTAAGAAGGGACGACTCTGA
- a CDS encoding peptidase M14 codes for MKRILIVLTFLLTSSNLYAQSIPEKWLTYYEKSDFKKTPRYEETLQFCKELEKASPWIKVTNFGKSPQGREMLLVIASSDKTFDAKKAARSKKATVLIQNGIHSGEIDGKDACLMLLRDIAITKTKASLLDHVNLLIIPFFNVDGHERFGKYNRINQNGPEEMGWRVTAQNLNLNRDYMKADAPEMQAWLKLFNSWLPDFFVDCHVTDGADFQHVVTYGIETREMIAEPVRTWIKDSYIPTITSRLKNDGVNIVPYVFFADNKEPMKGLLDWPSPPRFSTAYSAIQNRPGLLIETHMLKDYKTRVDGTYKTLVATIQKVNEDFSELKKAVKAADEQTKNAIENPYPLLFGVGKGSTSSTHFLGLKHTVEKSDISGGDWIKYSNEPYEADIPRLDSIYVTKTIEPPKAYLIPPQWQEVIGRLKIHGVKLERMTTALDLDVEMYRFTNAKWQERPYEGRHPVTFSVEKFKEKRTFPAGTIVAWMNQRTARVLIHALEPEAPDAFVQWGFFDAIFEQKEYFEDYVMENVAREMIAANPKLKTEFDYKLQNDSAFAKSSYDRLNFFYQRSPYWDKHINLYPVARLMWEVPIPTEQY; via the coding sequence ATGAAAAGAATACTAATCGTTCTTACATTTCTATTAACGTCCTCGAACCTTTACGCGCAATCCATTCCCGAAAAATGGTTGACGTACTACGAGAAATCCGATTTCAAAAAAACTCCTCGCTACGAAGAGACATTGCAATTTTGCAAAGAGCTTGAGAAGGCATCGCCGTGGATTAAGGTGACGAACTTCGGCAAGAGTCCTCAGGGGAGAGAGATGTTGCTTGTGATTGCATCAAGTGATAAAACTTTCGATGCAAAGAAAGCGGCAAGATCGAAGAAGGCGACGGTTCTTATTCAAAACGGAATTCACTCGGGGGAGATTGACGGGAAAGACGCGTGTCTGATGTTGCTACGTGATATTGCAATAACGAAAACAAAAGCATCTCTGCTCGACCATGTGAACTTGCTCATCATTCCTTTTTTCAATGTGGATGGACATGAACGATTCGGGAAGTACAATCGCATTAACCAAAACGGACCGGAAGAAATGGGTTGGCGTGTTACAGCACAGAACCTGAATCTCAATCGCGATTACATGAAAGCAGACGCGCCCGAAATGCAGGCATGGCTGAAACTGTTCAACTCGTGGTTGCCGGATTTTTTTGTTGATTGCCATGTAACCGATGGCGCGGATTTCCAACATGTCGTCACTTATGGAATTGAAACTCGCGAGATGATAGCCGAACCTGTCAGAACGTGGATTAAAGATTCATACATCCCCACAATTACATCGCGACTAAAGAATGATGGTGTGAACATTGTGCCGTATGTTTTCTTCGCTGATAACAAAGAACCGATGAAGGGCTTGCTCGATTGGCCCTCGCCGCCGCGATTCTCTACTGCTTATTCTGCAATTCAAAATCGTCCGGGCTTGCTCATTGAAACGCACATGCTGAAAGATTACAAGACACGAGTTGATGGAACATATAAAACGCTCGTTGCAACAATTCAAAAAGTGAATGAGGATTTCAGTGAACTGAAGAAAGCAGTGAAAGCGGCTGACGAGCAAACAAAGAATGCAATTGAAAATCCGTACCCTCTGTTGTTTGGCGTTGGCAAAGGTTCAACCTCGTCAACACATTTTCTTGGTTTAAAACATACAGTAGAAAAGAGCGATATCTCCGGCGGCGATTGGATTAAGTACTCGAACGAGCCGTACGAAGCGGATATACCGCGGCTCGACAGCATTTATGTAACGAAGACAATCGAGCCGCCAAAAGCATATTTGATTCCGCCGCAATGGCAGGAAGTGATTGGTCGCCTGAAGATTCATGGTGTGAAGTTGGAGCGAATGACAACCGCACTCGATTTGGATGTTGAGATGTATCGCTTCACGAATGCGAAGTGGCAGGAGCGACCGTACGAAGGACGGCATCCGGTTACATTTTCTGTTGAGAAGTTCAAAGAAAAGCGTACATTCCCTGCCGGAACAATTGTCGCGTGGATGAACCAACGGACTGCACGTGTGTTGATTCACGCCCTTGAACCGGAAGCGCCAGATGCGTTTGTGCAGTGGGGATTCTTCGATGCAATCTTCGAGCAGAAAGAATATTTTGAAGATTACGTGATGGAAAATGTCGCACGCGAAATGATAGCAGCAAATCCGAAATTAAAAACTGAATTTGATTACAAACTTCAGAACGATTCGGCTTTTGCAAAATCTTCGTACGATAGATTGAATTTCTTTTATCAGCGTTCACCGTATTGGGATAAGCACATCAATCTTTATCCTGTTGCTCGGCTGATGTGGGAAGTTCCGATTCCGACTGAGCAATACTGA
- a CDS encoding phage Gp37/Gp68 family protein, with protein sequence MAESSIEWTEMTWNPTTGCSKISPGCKFCYAEVMSRRLQAMGLEKYKDGFKVRIHPEALRIPYTWKSSKIVFVNSMSDLFHEKIPLEFIQRVFDVMKDNPNHVFQILTKRAERLFEIHKELDWTHNIWMGVSVENVDYTYRIDLLRRTKAKVKFLSLEPLLGPLPNLKLRKIDWVIAGGESGFRPRPMDADWVLDIQEQCEKANVAFFFKQWGGRNKKANGRELNGKFYNEMPEYQFTD encoded by the coding sequence ATGGCTGAATCAAGTATAGAATGGACAGAAATGACTTGGAACCCTACAACAGGTTGTTCCAAGATTTCCCCCGGATGTAAGTTCTGTTATGCTGAAGTTATGTCAAGACGACTTCAAGCAATGGGACTTGAAAAATACAAAGACGGGTTCAAAGTAAGGATTCATCCTGAGGCATTGAGAATTCCTTACACTTGGAAATCATCGAAGATTGTTTTTGTCAATTCGATGAGCGATTTATTCCATGAAAAAATTCCTCTTGAGTTTATTCAAAGAGTCTTTGATGTTATGAAAGATAATCCCAATCATGTTTTTCAAATATTAACAAAGAGAGCAGAACGGCTTTTTGAAATTCACAAAGAACTTGACTGGACACATAATATTTGGATGGGAGTCTCTGTCGAAAATGTTGACTATACTTATCGCATTGACTTGTTAAGAAGAACAAAAGCCAAAGTGAAGTTTTTATCTTTAGAACCGTTGCTTGGTCCGTTACCAAATCTCAAACTTCGAAAAATAGATTGGGTGATTGCAGGCGGCGAAAGCGGCTTCAGACCGAGACCGATGGACGCAGATTGGGTTCTTGACATTCAGGAGCAATGCGAGAAGGCAAATGTTGCTTTCTTCTTCAAACAGTGGGGGGGTCGAAACAAAAAAGCCAATGGCAGAGAACTCAATGGAAAATTTTATAACGAGATGCCTGAATATCAATTTACAGATTAA
- a CDS encoding peptidase M64: MKNYSLLTTLLLTSQLLIYSTTFSQSVDFDQFFVDKTLRVDYFHSGTKSTESVSLDQVYEEGAWPGSKTNLLDVMNYGEFLVRVYDVATTTMIYSRGYSTIFNEWQTTDEADKMTRTFHETVRLPYPKNAIQLTISHRNKQMLFNEIFSTTIDPNTSREISKEKHTPDFKVTQLLKNGAPEKKVDIVILGDGYTKAEMEKFRKDCKHFTDALFATYPFSKRKDNFNVWIVEVESEESGIDRPDSNVWRKTPLGTSYDVFQTPRYVLTMENRALRDIASAAPYDFIHILVNDNRYGGGGIYNLYATCFSKTDKEGMEWQMDYVYVHEFGHSFGGLGDEYYSSQVAYNDFYQKGVEPWEPNITALLNPKTMKWKNMMEAETPLPTPWEKHQYDSLGRERGKLNRLASDYYEKRKPLYDAEMKILKETKYVGKVGAFQGAGYASEGFYRPAIDCRMFTLSLIDFDPVCSAAIERMIDFYSK, encoded by the coding sequence ATGAAAAACTACTCACTACTCACCACTCTACTACTAACATCTCAACTACTCATCTACTCAACTACTTTTTCACAGTCAGTAGATTTCGACCAATTCTTTGTAGATAAAACACTGCGTGTAGATTATTTTCATTCCGGAACAAAATCAACCGAGAGTGTTAGTCTTGACCAAGTGTACGAAGAAGGTGCATGGCCCGGAAGCAAAACCAATCTTCTTGATGTCATGAACTACGGCGAATTTTTGGTGCGCGTGTATGATGTCGCTACAACGACGATGATTTATTCACGCGGCTACTCGACTATCTTCAACGAATGGCAAACAACCGATGAAGCCGATAAGATGACTCGCACATTTCATGAGACGGTTCGATTGCCATACCCAAAGAATGCAATTCAATTAACGATTTCTCACCGCAATAAGCAGATGTTGTTTAATGAAATTTTCTCTACGACGATTGACCCGAATACTTCGAGAGAAATCAGCAAAGAGAAACACACACCGGATTTCAAAGTTACTCAGTTATTGAAGAACGGCGCGCCGGAAAAGAAAGTGGATATTGTTATTCTCGGTGATGGTTATACGAAAGCCGAAATGGAAAAATTTAGAAAAGATTGCAAACACTTTACTGACGCATTGTTTGCTACGTATCCGTTCAGCAAACGGAAAGATAATTTTAATGTGTGGATTGTTGAAGTCGAGTCGGAAGAATCGGGAATTGACCGACCGGACTCGAATGTGTGGAGAAAGACTCCGCTCGGTACGAGTTACGATGTGTTCCAAACGCCTCGCTACGTACTGACGATGGAGAATCGTGCGCTTCGTGATATTGCTTCCGCCGCACCGTACGATTTTATTCACATACTTGTCAACGACAACCGTTACGGCGGCGGCGGTATTTATAATTTGTATGCAACATGCTTTTCCAAAACCGACAAGGAAGGCATGGAGTGGCAGATGGATTATGTCTATGTACATGAGTTCGGTCATTCATTCGGCGGACTTGGTGATGAATATTATTCGTCGCAAGTTGCCTACAATGATTTTTATCAAAAAGGAGTCGAGCCGTGGGAACCGAACATCACTGCGTTGTTGAATCCGAAAACAATGAAGTGGAAAAATATGATGGAAGCCGAAACACCACTTCCTACTCCATGGGAAAAGCATCAATACGATAGTCTTGGACGAGAACGAGGAAAACTCAATCGCCTTGCCTCTGATTATTATGAAAAACGAAAACCATTGTACGATGCAGAAATGAAAATTCTTAAAGAGACAAAGTACGTGGGCAAAGTCGGAGCGTTTCAAGGCGCCGGTTACGCTTCCGAAGGTTTCTATCGTCCCGCAATTGATTGCCGCATGTTCACGCTTTCTCTTATTGATTTCGACCCAGTGTGCAGTGCGGCGATTGAGAGGATGATTGATTTTTATTCCAAGTAA
- a CDS encoding PspC domain-containing protein, translating into MKRLYRSETDKKLAGVCGGIGEVFNIDPVVVRIIFIILLIGTGFFPFGLGYLLAVWLIPKKSELHVQ; encoded by the coding sequence ATGAAACGTCTCTACCGTTCAGAAACAGATAAAAAACTTGCCGGTGTTTGTGGCGGCATCGGCGAAGTGTTCAACATTGACCCGGTTGTTGTACGCATTATCTTTATCATCTTACTTATCGGAACCGGATTTTTCCCGTTCGGTCTTGGCTATCTTTTAGCCGTCTGGTTGATTCCCAAAAAATCTGAATTGCACGTTCAATGA
- a CDS encoding acetate kinase, translating into MNILVLNCGSSSLKFQIIETDLDLIEKNADKRLASGLLERVVGNALITLQVEGQPKVRETAPLRDHRSAIDFVLRWIISPNSKINNIKSLGDIHAVGHRVVHGGEKFTKSVLIDEQVIEQIEDNIELAPLHNPANLKGIYGARELLGSGVPQVAVFDTAFHSTMPETSYLYAIPYQMYRRHRVRRYGFHGTSHRYVAYRYRQLVNIERENVNIITVHLGNGCSACAIKNGESLDTSMGLTPMEGLVMGTRSGDVDPSILEFIHHKEGIGMRDIDTILNKQSGLLGISGLTNDMRELLAEEQEKNDRRARLAIDIFCMRVKKYIGAYLAEMGGANAIVFTGGIGENSAAVRERICNGLEWMGLSLDKERNGEKVNGREGEISTEDSRLKAYVIPTNEELLIARDTVRTIKDVPRRW; encoded by the coding sequence ATGAATATTCTTGTATTAAACTGCGGCTCATCATCTCTTAAATTCCAGATTATTGAAACTGACCTTGACCTCATCGAAAAGAATGCTGACAAACGGCTTGCAAGCGGATTGCTTGAACGTGTCGTCGGCAACGCGCTCATCACGTTGCAGGTTGAAGGACAACCAAAAGTTCGCGAAACCGCGCCGTTGCGCGACCATCGTTCGGCAATTGATTTTGTGTTGCGATGGATAATTTCTCCGAACTCAAAAATCAACAACATCAAATCACTCGGAGATATTCACGCTGTCGGACATCGTGTTGTGCATGGCGGCGAGAAGTTTACCAAGTCTGTTTTGATTGATGAACAAGTGATTGAACAAATCGAAGACAACATCGAACTCGCTCCTCTTCATAATCCTGCAAACCTGAAAGGAATTTACGGCGCGAGAGAACTTCTTGGTTCAGGCGTTCCGCAAGTCGCTGTGTTTGATACTGCGTTTCACTCGACCATGCCTGAGACTTCGTACTTGTACGCGATTCCATATCAGATGTATCGTCGGCATCGTGTACGTCGTTATGGATTTCATGGAACGTCTCACCGATATGTCGCGTATCGGTATCGCCAATTGGTGAATATCGAACGGGAGAATGTGAATATCATAACTGTTCATCTTGGCAACGGCTGTTCCGCCTGTGCGATTAAGAACGGCGAGTCGCTCGATACTTCAATGGGGCTCACGCCAATGGAAGGACTTGTTATGGGAACCCGTAGCGGTGATGTTGACCCTTCAATTCTCGAATTCATCCATCACAAAGAAGGAATCGGGATGCGTGACATTGACACAATTCTCAACAAACAATCGGGCTTGCTCGGCATTTCCGGTTTGACGAACGATATGCGAGAACTTCTCGCTGAAGAACAGGAAAAGAACGACCGCCGCGCACGTCTCGCTATTGATATTTTCTGTATGCGTGTGAAGAAATATATCGGCGCGTACCTTGCGGAGATGGGTGGAGCGAATGCCATTGTCTTCACCGGCGGAATCGGAGAAAACAGCGCCGCTGTGCGTGAACGAATTTGCAACGGCTTAGAATGGATGGGTCTCTCTCTCGATAAAGAACGAAATGGAGAAAAAGTGAACGGACGAGAAGGAGAAATATCCACGGAAGATTCACGATTGAAAGCATACGTCATTCCCACGAATGAGGAATTACTGATTGCACGGGATACAGTGAGAACGATAAAGGATGTGCCGAGAAGATGGTAG